The Capsicum annuum cultivar UCD-10X-F1 chromosome 3, UCD10Xv1.1, whole genome shotgun sequence genomic sequence GGGCTCAAGACGTGGCAAAAATAGGGTAAATCTACAAGTCTTCTAGTATAcccataatcataatcatatcatcataaaaaCATCTAACTTGTCAATATTTCTCAACTATACATTATTAGATAACCAATGCTTATGCGCTTCAAATCCCTcattcactagtcatcacatgacctctaattattagtATAAACATTATActtcatataatttttatttgattgacAGCAACTAACTAGTATTAATCAAGTAGCCAATGCCTAGCATCTAGTCAAGATTTATCACTAGACCATAATTTTCATTTATCCactaatcattattatcaactaatcatcctatatttgTTACTCATTATTAGACAACACATTACAATTTATCATCTAACTATCTTTTATTCAATCACACCATTCACCAGCTAACCattgtttaccaactaatccttgtctatcaactattcatcattattaactagtcGTCTCTTATCTCTaatatctcttattatctagACTCAtaaaaacacaatttataatttaacaactaatcgacatcataaactaagtcatcaagtgctatagtcacCTACTAGACAACTAGCTACCACATAgtttaacccttaattaggaagaacagaCATAAGATTGTATTTCAGCTAAAATCACATCAATTATTGATATAATAATCATTAATGTACTAaatatatgcatgccatcaccagtatttaaTTAGTGGAACAAAAAACATCACACCAAATCATCTTCTGTCCCATATCAAAGAGATGtgtataaaaacataaatatgcatattcataatctgttaaagcatcctttataatgataaacacttctcaaatatccaataaatatcataatacgGCCCTTAGCCTAAAAATTTCTCCAGAATAatctcaacatcataatcacgaccttaggcCATACATATATccagaactcatatcaataatcatatttataagccatagcatacctctaatcatctcacatataggaggcatctcacatacaGGAGGAATAATaccaataagcatgtaatcatctctcacataggaggcataatatcaataagcatgtaatcatctctaagatatctcatatcaataggtcatacatcatgacttaTGAGGAATGTCAGCTCTCTCAGCCAATTTTCATATCTAAGAGAAAGTAGCATTTGTACTggccaatatcatatctaagaggaatatcatctctataggcccgaTAATCATACCTAAAAGGAAATAGCATCCCTATAGGCCAACTTCATATCTAAAGGAAAATAGCACCTCTATAGGCCAACATCGTATCTAAGacaaaataacatctctataggccaacataatatctaagaggaaataacatctctataggctaaCATCACTtttaagaggaatatcatctttaTAGGCCAACATcgtatctaagaggaaataacatctctataggccaacatcatatctaataagaaatagcatctctataggccaacattatatctaagaggaatatcatctctataggcccaacaatcataactaagagaaaatagcatctctagaGGCCAACATAGTATCTAAGAGCAATATCATCTGTATAGGCTAacatcataactaagaggaatagTATCTTTATTCACCAAGTCACGAAGTAACCTTATAttaaggtttactagtctcaaaAATGTAcaacatccgcaactaagtccatgATAACGCGTAACTCACTCTCATGTTTGGGGGGTGAGGCATTCGTCATCAATAACTcaactagagttggggtcgaatccacaaggagcgaattataaatttcaaggcctatgggtgctctaattactaacaggttaaccaaaataataagaaacacaacatgtaaaataaaatggggggatttgatTGTAACAATTTTTAATTAACAATGCACGTATTTGacacttttttatttaaaatcaagatataaggtgatcttgggattatgtcctAAAGGTAAAGCGTGTGGGTAAATAATGGTTTAACATAAAGCTTAGTTATTACTTACTAATCGGATAGGTCAAAATTCATTGTGgtaaatcttttaataaaacCACAGCGATTTCACCCGTTGGCTGTTTTGAGCACTTAACAGGTGTGCATTTCATAATCACCTAAAACCTCAATGaagtatccctatttctaggatgatgctatTGACCTGATTTACACTtcaaatacacttatttctaatattgtaaaaggtagtaaaccataggctcaattgtccacTATTGCCTTGTGCCCCTATAACActttttcaaggatgttatgggttacctctatttcaccttcatccctctttcaatgaTGATGAAGGGCttatagattttgggattttcacccatcaaacccatttggagatttagggttttcacccacaaattccaactcataaattcaagcaatggtggaatccatactcaacaactaaaactcatgcaaacacaacaaaaCCCACACGCCATTaaactttagttcaacataatcctaagactaaattacttagataCTAATGAAGAAATTAAATAGGGATATACCatgaggattatccaaagcattctttcttctcaaaattactaagaaatcaaGCCTCCACACTTAGTTACatacttgcccaattagggtttcttgcttttaattcaaaaatatatgtgaagtaagcaatacccaaatatgaaagggtttttgcctatataACGTTTGGGATTCATCCAAGAGAAATTACAAAACTGCTCTAGGTCATACTCCCGCTTAGCGTGATCGCGTAAGATTGTCTGTGATCGCAGCCAATGTGACTGTGGTTGTGTTCCATGATCGCATTTTCTTGACCTTTTTGAGTGACCGTGATCGCAGCCAAAGGTCCGCGGTCGTAGTAACTGAGACTGGACTACTCCAGCTCTCCAGTTGCACTCCTTTTATCTCCAATCCACATTATTTCACCTTCTCAACTATATAtgtgcaaaatatggatattagttcatttaaatcatgatgatgtCTCATTTTATTATACAAAACGTGGTGGCATGCAAAAAATTTTAGTGCAAAccagtggtaaaatcaccactcatcaacacccccaacttaaaatcttgcttgtcctcaagcaacaccacAATTTACTATGAGACAATTTCATATGTATATTCACACTCTATTACCCAATAACCATGATGACTCcaacttgattactaccacaaAAAGTTCTTCACATATgggcaaaattattttttaccgaCGCCCTTTAATATAAAATGGGATAATGGAGGATGCAATAGACTCTGAGGAGCAACCATGTGACAAATACTACTCACTTTAGAAATGACACATTATTTGAATACAACCATGTTATACTTCTTTTTATCTCATTGTGAGGAAGATTACAAAATCACCTACCTTAACTTGTTCATATGTCTTCTCACAAGAAAGAAGATTTTacacacctagttaccaatcatgcaacaaggaattttaagtgcaaatatacgctctctctctctctctcaataaattctccatgttaacaagtttcatcccataggctttcccctcttttcaatcgccactacaatgaccacacttggttAGGAATCACAAAGGAGTTATTGAGCTTGAAATATAGGTTAAGGGCGAGGTAGTATATCAACTTGGTATAATAGGGCTAAAACCTCCTTAGACttctacatcatactctcttcacttTTTGTTATTGGGCCacatctttttcttttactactttgcctatttttccttttcttggttttcccacttttctattttttctctcttttttatgcATAGATAATGTCTTTCTTTCCTTTGtgggatcttttctttcttcaaataaAAATGCCTTATTAGTTTAAACTCGTAGGCACCTTCTTATGAATTTGTGGCCCAACTATATCTCTTTTAATttccaccacccccaacttaggcttttagcctcaactTAAGAGGACGAATAGAAGGGTCACAGATTGTAATGTACttgccaaagaaaagtcaaaacgcttaaagagggtgactaggggtaacttCTATGTATTATTAGGCTTTTTGGGCTAAAGTGCGCTTCCAATGccacaagatggcctatgattattttatcaaccaagcacaatcaaaatttaactttgaaagactaatggggcaagttctagatagtacaagtacacatgagatgtagACAAATAAGCTCACACACATGACATTTGAATTTTGTCAAAGGGGTTCAATTATTCCTCCCGCTCGAGACAAAGATGGAGTAATCACTATTCTTTTGAAGTAAATATTTGAATTCATAGAAAGAGGAAAAGCTTTGCTACAAGgttgctcatgtccatgccctcgaattttgaaaaattatcgaATGGAGGGGgtcatttattttatatctacACCACGAGTAATTTGCTAGTCAAGGTAACAACCCAAGTTATTGTCGCACATTATGGCTCAAATACGGGCAAACCACCCAcatggctactcaaactttgccAATGCATATGAATGCAATCCTAAATCATCAATGCGACAGGTACTCATACTTTCCTTGCATTGACCATGACGCCACTGATACTCAGACTTTCTCTACATCTATGGTTAAAAGCCAAACcacgtcactcaatctatcataggaaaaaGCTCGTCGATTAAAACTTAACCAAAGTAACAAACTAAGAAGAAAGTAACTAATCTATGAAAATATAGACACCATTAGAGTGACCGAATATTACAACCTAAATAGAACTAAGAATCATCAAAAAGAGCAGAAAAGTAtgccaaaatataaataatacaggaccaaatcaaataaataaggaGAAACCCCCAACTGAAAAGGTAGCAGTATCCCCACTACATAAATAACCAAGGATCAAAGAGaaaagggtgctccctgaaaccGTATTAAGTGATGCTTTCACTCTCGAATTTTGCATCATTACTATTTTCATCAAGATCAGTCTACTTGGCTGGGGCCTCATCGTTGCCCTCCACCCAAGAGAAAAGAAGTATATCTTAAGGTTTTAGGACTTTTCATAGGCCCTTCACCCCTTCCACATCTTGATAAAAAAGTCattcctctttttctctcttgtAAACATTTTTTCATGTGCAATTCAAAGGTCTCAGTATGACTCTGCCAAAGAGGAGTAGGCTTTCTCAAGCTTATTAATGGTAGTTCTTGCTTCTTTTGGTCCTCTCTGTACTTCTCATAATCGGTACGTGACATATATGAATGATGGTTGGTGGAAGGCTCACCCATTCCTTGGGGTAAACTAGACACAAGTTGTTCCAATCTCCTTAAAAGATCTGATAGTGGTTGTCCTATGAGACTCAGACTCAATACCTGTCGACTTTTCCAAGTCAATTTTTCACTTCTTTCCTTTGCCAGGTGCACCCTCTTCTTGAATCCTTAAGGGGTAGATGGGAGCACCAGAACGTacccatgtatcactagcatTCTATTCAATCCTCGCTCTTCTACAAAGCTGAGTAATCAAAAAAGGGAAGAGGAGATGTGTACCACATTGGTTCTTGAAGTGAACCATTTCATTGACTACAAGCTAACCAACATCCAAAGGAATATCATCTAGAATACAAGAAACCATTTAAGCACACTGATCTAGAACTTTTGTCATATGGGTGCATAGTGAGACTTGGCTACAAATAATGTGCAACCATATCCAAGCCTCGAAAATTAAGCCGTTCATGGAGATGTTACTTTTAGTCTTTGCCTAAGGGACTTCTTTTCCGGGGAATAGATGTTGTGCCAACCAAATCCCTATTTTATACCCTTTTTctttgaattcacccatgtcTGCATATTGGAGCTCATAAACATCCTTGATTTTCTTAGCCCTAACTTTCACTGGTTTGCGCTGAATCTTAATATTCATATTGAATAGGTCCGAGAAGGATACTTCACTGATGTTGGCATAAAATTCATGGACCCATTGTTCATTTTCAACTTAGGGATCTGAGGCAAAGCACTGCCACCCTATGGCTtcaaatttttcatgaaattttggtAGTTTCTGTGGCATATTCTCCAAGCAAATACCTCTTTTTGGGAGCAGCTTTGTTCTCATAAGATCACTgtagtagtgagtgtggcactCAAGTGCCATAAATTGGATGTGATTATACTTGTCCATGATGTTGCCCTGAAAACACTAGGCACAATTATATCAACCAATCATATTTTATCATGCAAATTGTACCTCATTGTTCACTAAAGCTCATTGGAAAAGGTGCTTGATAAAGCAAAGCTAAAAATTTGAGAGTGTAGGATTTTTGGCATGGCAGGGAACTGGACCCGATTACCACGATCGCGGGCTATGACCACGAGCACGTGGCCACGAGCGCAAACCGTGATCGTGGTTGCGATACCTGAGGCTGGTTTTATGCCATCTCTCTATGTTCAAATCTCTTCCAAGTTTTTAGGTTACTATCATGTTCTataacatggattcacatgaagaCCAATTTAACAATGCAAATAAGTGTTTGAATGTACCCTTTTGAATGCAAATATCACTATTGAAAGATCATTTGGGCAAAAggtcaaacacttggtgtgcacatctcatttctctatatttttcacacatTATTGGGTACTCTAGATTTCCCCACTTGTGTACAAACCTTGTTCAAGAAACCAACATAAAACCAACACTAAGTATGAAAACATGGAAAGCATAACAATCAAAACACTAGGCCCTCTCTTAATTATGCATTCTAGgggctatttttaaaaataaaaacatgaatacatgatacCTACTGGAGTTGGGATGCAAGAGGGAGGATTCAAGGATATTGGTGGAGAGATCACAAACTTGGTTAGAATCTATCCCAAATTAGAGAGTACAATCATGAAAGGGAGAGTGAGGAAAATAAGGGAAATTGGGGATTAAGATACTAAAGTAACCGTGACCTCATTCAGGTGGCCGCAATCATGGACACGCGGGTAGTTGTGATCGTGAACATGTGGGTGGATGTGATCACAATTGTGGATGGCAATTGCAGTAATTGAGAGCAATTTTTCTCCCTTGTTATCCTTTGTTCAGCATTTTGTTCAATTATTACCAATTTTCCCATGTTCAGTTTTTAATGCAAAATTGCACACTTCCCCCTTTCCAAGATCGTACAATGCACTCCATAGTGCCACAAATGAATGAGTTATTAATGTGCAAAATCTAAAATCTATActatagaaacataaaaaaaggATACAAGCCACTTTCATgacatttgtgggttgcctcccacatagcaccTTAGTTATCATCATGGCATAACGCTTTTCTCCTCTAATGCTCAAGGTGGGTCGTCAAGCCCCTCCTCTTTCACCTTCTCACTTTCAACATCCACCACAGATACCACTTGAAGATCCAACGGTTTACTTCTTTGTCTTGTAAATTTTGAAAGAAACCTCATCCTCTTGCACCCTAAACTTATTTCCCCTATCTCTATATCGATAGTGGCCCTTCAGGTTGCCAAGAAAGGATGACCAAGGATAATAGATACCTTCTTGTCAATTTCACAATCCAATACTATGAATTCCACTGGAAGTATAAACTTGTCCACTTTAACAAGGACATCAAACAAAATTCCCACCGTCCTTGTAATGGACCAGTCCGCCATTAAAAGTCGCATAGAGGTCGGTGTAGGGGCATCCAATCTGAGATTTTTGTAGATAACAAAAGGCATTAAGTTAATGCTCGTACCAAGGTCACATAAAGCTTTTGAAAACTCATGTGTTCCAATTGTACAAGGAATAGCGAATGCTCCGGTGTCATCTTTATTTTCCGTAACCTTACTATCCATGATAGCACTATACCTATGAGTGACCTCAATGGTGTCACCTTCAACAAGCTTCATTTTGGACATCAACGTTTTCATTAACTTAGAGTATCCCATGATCTCTTGGATCGCCTTAAGCAATGGGATGTTCATCGATAGATTTCTAAGTTTTGCCATAAACATTCTCAATTTGTCACCTTTCTCTTTATTAGGTAATCGTTGAGGGGATAGGGGAAGAACTTGGATTGTTAGACTTGATTCACTTTATGTCTTTTTAATCTCAACCACTTCTTCGTCACTTTCATCGGTTTCCTTCTCATCATTTTCTTCTTGACTTTGAGATAACACCTTTTTTGCTTTAGCTTTAGGCATTTTCTCACTCAATCCTCCTGTAGAGGGTTCATCAATTGTTTTTCCACTCCTTATGACAATTTCTAGgacttgagcatcattctttggatttacAATCGTATCACGATGGAGTCCACCTCTACGCCTAGAATTTAGTTACATAGAGATTTTCCCAATTTGAGTTTCCAATTGCTTGATAAAGGTGGAGTGATACACCACAGTTTGAGATAGTTGAGAGAAGTCACCTTTAAACTCACGGACCAATTTTCTGTACCTTCCACTCTATTCGATATTCATGATAACACATCCTCGATCTTGAGCTTTTTGGGGTCGATGGCACTTGACTCCTTGGCCTTAGCTCAATCATGAGGGGAGACATAATGATCAGAATCACGCTCATGATCTCTCCAATTCTATCCCACTCGTGGTCCATCTAACCTTGATTCCTACCTTGCCTTTGATTGTTGGGGAGGGAAACCCTCGAGTAGTTAGCCAAATACCAGATTTACTTATCCAACTTCATTGCTTCTTCATCAACTTCATAATATTTTGATGCTACAGTATTTACCGCTTTCATGGGTGCACCCATAATATGCTTTGTCAAGAGTTCAAATCGGGTCATCATTTTGACCATGGTGCCTCCCTTCTCTTCATTCctctttctttgttcattatcaATTATGAAAGTAGTGGAAGGGATCTTAGGAACTTCAGTATCCTGGGTATGCGAACCCCAGTTTTGCTTTGACACTTCTCCAATTAATAGAAAGGCCGAATGGTGGTGAATCTTCACTATGGAGCCACCCACCATTTTATTTAATGGATAAATGGAACAGTAGAAGATCTCTAGAAGTATTTTATCCGGGAATTCATGATTTGGGCACTGGGCCAATTTTCATTAAATCGATCCAAAGTTTCAAACAAAGGCTCTCCATTCATTTGCCAAAAATTCACAATGACGACCCATTTTTGAAGCATTTTAgatggtgggaagtatctatCAAGAAACATCGTAGTAAGCTCGTCCCATGATGTAATTGAGTTGGGTGGAAGTGAGCGGAGCCATAAAACAGCCTCGCCCGTTAGTGAAAATGGGAAGAGGCGAAGCTGAATGGATTCTTGAGTAATGTGTGCGCTATATTAAATGGTGCACACACttccacaaaattcttcaaatggacATTTGGGTCCTCAAAGGGCTGACCCCGTACAATCCTTTCATTTGTAACATGGGAAGCATGATGCTAGTCACATGGAAGACTTCATTcccattagttggtgggatacaGATTGTACTTGTTTATCCCGCTTCATTTAGTTGGCCCTATCATCTAGGGGCCCATCTTGCTCGCGTTATCACTCATTGTTCCATTAACACTTCGATCacctaaaaagaaattaaaacaacaaatatAGTAAATTATACCACCCCGGGTATTACCAAGTAAGAATCACACCGCACAAGTGAAATATATATTCCACTCCCCGGCAATGGTGctattttgataacactcaactcactcccatgtttgAGGGGTGACGTGGTCATTCGCAATAACCTAactagagttggggtcaaatccacaaagAGTGAATTACAAATTTCAAGCTctatgggtgctctaattactaacAGGTCACCTGGAATGATAAGAGacacatgtaaaataaaatggggggattcGATTGTGACAATTTTCGATTAACAATGCACATATTTGACactttttgatttaaaatcaagatatgAGGAGATCTTGGGATAAAGTTTATCCAAAGGTAAAGCGTGTTGGTAGATGATGGTTTAACATTaagcttagttgttaactaatggataggctaggtcaaaatTCATtgtggtcaatctttcaataaaaccacaatgatttcacctgTTGGCTTTTTCGAGCACCTAGCAAGTGTGCAATTTATAGTAACCTAAAACTGCAAtaaagcatccctatttctaggatgatgctcttgacataatttacactccaaatacacttatttctaagattgcaaaaggtagtacaccataggctcaattgtccaccattgcatTGTCTccttataaccctctttcaaggatgttatgggttgcCTCAAGtttaccttcatccctctttcaagaatgatgaaGGATTtatagagtttggggttttcacctatcaaacccatttggatatttggggttATCACCCAcaaatttcaactcataaattcaagcaatGATGGGATCCATACTCCACAACTAAAACTTATGCAAACACAAcacccacacataattacactttatttaaacataatcccaagactaaattacttagctactcatgaagaaagtaaagagggATATACCATGAGGATTATTTAAAGCatttattcttcacaaaattactaagaaatcaagcctccacaattagttacacactttcccaattagggtttcttgctttcaattcaaaattatctatgaggtaagaaatacccaaagaacaaagggtttttgcctatataAGGTTTGGGATTCGTCCAAGAGAAATTATAAAACTGCCCTGGGTCATACTCCCACTTAGCCGCGATTGCATGAGATTGTCCGCGATCACGGTCAAGCGACCGCGATTATGTTCCGCGATTGCATTTTCTTGACCATTGTGACTGACCGTGCCCATAGCCTGAGGACCGAGGTTGTAGAAACTTAGGCTGGACTACTCAAGGTCTCCAGCTGCACTCCTTTTCCTTCTATTTGATCCCTTTTcatctccaatccacatcttttcacCTTCTCAACTATATACCTAAAAATTGTGGTTgttagtgcatttaaatcatgataatgtctcattttttttataaaaaacatGGTAGCGTGCACAAAAGTTAGTGCAAATGTATGGTAAAATACCACTCATCAGTCCATAAGGATAACACAAGTCTTACCTTAAGTGGGCCaaacaatcccacttctaatccttaatttccatatttatgaaaactatgccccaaactaggccaAGGTATCTAGTCAACTTCTAGATGtgaagtaagccatattcaagcctaagataggaactttgtCTAGAAACAAGGGTATTTAAGTCAACTCCATCCAAATCAGGATTCTAATACCACCATACTAgcctaataaaattaaaatatactaatcatgcttccaatGCTATAACCACAacccaaacctagcattatatcgCATCCATGATACCAGCTAAACTAAACAAGGGTGAAGGCAATAggattataaacataaaatcttacATTTCTAAGACCCTCATGTAATCCCAAAACATCAACAATCCAGACAAATtcattctactcataatcaagcctaatatcaaaattcacacgcaatatatatcaaaTAACATCCATGAAGATAAGAAGACAGATGCCTACCTTAAAGCTGAACCGCAAAACCTCACATCACGCACCATATGCTCTTCTTCActtaaaaatacccaaaattccATCATGCTAACGAAACcaaaatctactcatcaatacaaatCTAACGATAACCACAtcgcactattgtgcttcgggtccaaaaatgacaccaaaattccAAGCTAGTCCCACATACAGAAAGTGAATTTTcaagaccaacccattgttcaaatactATTAGAGAGTTATAACCCTTAAGAAAGGTGTACAAACAAAGCTAAATTTGGGATATAATCAAGCCTCAAGCCATTAGGGGTTTTGGATTAAGCAATAAGGAATTCAACATAGaaaatgaaggattcataccttagattcaatgttattcatgatttcacaagttattcaagctcccaatAAATGCCCAAGACTCAATAAAGATCTAGTACACCATATTAGGGTTTCTAGGTCTCAATGGGAGAAGAAGATGGCCAATTCTCATCCAAAATAGCCATTAAAAACCCCTTTCTAGGACCTTAGATCGTGCCATTACGCACCCATGCTAGCTGCGATCGCGGTATCCTTGCTGCACTATAAGACGGTTGAAACTCATTCCAAGTTTTGTCCAATGCCTCGAGATGCATCTGAAATCTAATTTTTGCAAACAAAACATAAAACCATACTAAAGTTAATGTTTCGGACTCATTGTCAAAGTCAGATTTTTAATTCGATGtgatttcgaccaaatgtgggtcccatatataaatttttaaattttcaactttttgatcaataggtcagaatgagctcgagtgcattaggacccaaaccaaaggtctacctagcctaaaatagatatttcagaTCTGCTGGAGCAGTCAGAATTTGCATCCGAGATCATTTCACTAATGATTTTGTTCGGTGGCTATttagaaccagcgaagacttctaaatagggaatgggttctaaaaaacaaatgaatttCCCGGTAACCAAACCGTCAGTCCTagaaagttataaatgacttggggcaactatggagaagctcaaatagtgaaaataagcataaatatggaaaataactttaagggtcattacattatccactactaaaaggactttcatccccgaaagtaaacggatagaaagaatctcaaaaactCAAAAGGATGAGGTGTTGGGCCCGCATGCTCCCAACATGACTTCCCAAGTAACCTCAACAAAGAGAGAACACTTGCAAGGGATTTCACCAGAAGTATCCCTTTTTTCAACCAGAACTCTCATTTTACTTCCAGATAGCCAAAACTCATCTCAACCACTAACTAGCCTCAAACTGAACCAAGAAGGCCAATGTACGTACATTTTAAACAATAACATGCTAATACCATATCTATATTCATATAAATCAATAAAGGCTCATCCGAGCCAAAGCCAACGTAAGTTGTAAGTCATCCCACCAAACCAAATCcaaatacacactctatttaCCATTTTGCACATGCTATCTACTCTAATCTAGGAGGAAAATAACTCAATTCTCGCCCATGCAGTCTCATcacagagaactcaaagaaccGAAGTTGATCTGCTAAAAGTCCATATGGCAAATGATAATAAGCTCATGAGATGGTATCTGGgcacacaaatggagataattGAGGAATGCAATCCATTCCAATACTGCAACCAGTCTAGATGAAAATCAAAGTAAAACctcaaaatctaaggtataactactcatcatGAAATATTCCACTCCGGGATGCCTCATCCACCAAGAATGGATccatactgaatccaactcgAGTATATTAATCCTAATAGGTACATCATtaaaaattcccaaagaaaattaAGACtcgaggtcaaaaataaaataactaatacagGGACCATGGGATATCAgcaaccagcctataaatgaaatctgaacaaagataagtctaaaacaaaagttgCATGCAAGATCTACAATACTAAGCTGAGATCTCAATACCAAG encodes the following:
- the LOC107865244 gene encoding uncharacterized protein LOC107865244 — protein: MNIPLLKAIQEIMGYSKLMKTLMSKMKLVEGDTIEVTHRYSAIMDSKVTENKDDTGAFAIPCTIGTHEFSKALCDLGTSINLMPFVIYKNLRLDAPTPTSMRLLMADWSITRTVGILFDVLVKVDKFILPVEFIVLDCEIDKKVSIILGHPFLAT